One window of Leifsonia sp. AK011 genomic DNA carries:
- the manA gene encoding mannose-6-phosphate isomerase, class I: MFVGITNEARDYAWGGVGAISRLFGHAESTRPEAELWLGAHHGSPSRVIGVGGTDAAASVDLAEWIAADPTKRVGAHREGRLPFLLKVLAAGGPLSLQAHPTTEQAQEGFARENAAGIPLDAPHRSYKDPHAKPELILAVSDTFDALCGFQASEETRASLERMSALAHPEEQRALARMLDRLGDDESLRAAFAWLLSLTTGVDDVITAVSHVASRNADDFPVQAELAALYPGDPGIAISLMLHEVTLAKGEALYLPAGNIHAYLHGVGIELMEASDNVLRGGLTPKHVDVAELLSVLDFTPRSAPYLVPEVPVPDVRVFRPEDASFELIEFEGDGPCPLDGPAIALCVSGSFMISGRDSVTLSRGEAVYVTPDEGDLTVEGTGQLVVATTV, encoded by the coding sequence ATGTTTGTAGGCATCACCAACGAGGCACGTGACTACGCGTGGGGAGGCGTCGGCGCGATCTCGCGCCTGTTCGGCCACGCGGAGTCCACCAGGCCGGAGGCCGAGCTGTGGCTGGGGGCGCACCACGGGTCTCCGAGCCGCGTGATCGGCGTGGGTGGAACGGATGCCGCAGCATCCGTCGATCTCGCCGAGTGGATCGCCGCCGACCCGACCAAGCGCGTCGGCGCGCACCGTGAGGGGCGCCTGCCGTTCCTACTCAAAGTGCTCGCCGCTGGCGGCCCGCTCTCGCTCCAGGCGCACCCCACGACGGAACAGGCCCAGGAGGGCTTCGCGCGCGAGAACGCGGCGGGCATCCCGCTGGATGCACCGCACCGCTCGTACAAGGACCCGCACGCCAAGCCCGAGCTCATCCTTGCCGTGAGTGACACCTTCGATGCCCTCTGCGGGTTTCAGGCCTCCGAAGAGACACGTGCCTCCCTGGAGCGGATGAGCGCGCTCGCGCATCCCGAGGAGCAGCGGGCCCTCGCTCGCATGCTCGATCGTCTCGGCGATGACGAATCGCTCAGGGCAGCCTTCGCATGGCTGCTGTCGCTCACCACGGGCGTCGACGACGTCATCACGGCGGTGTCCCACGTGGCCAGCAGGAACGCTGACGACTTTCCCGTGCAGGCGGAGCTCGCCGCTCTCTACCCCGGTGACCCGGGCATCGCGATCAGCCTCATGCTCCACGAGGTGACGCTCGCGAAGGGCGAGGCGCTGTACCTGCCGGCCGGCAACATCCACGCCTACCTGCACGGCGTGGGCATCGAGCTCATGGAGGCGTCGGACAATGTGCTCCGCGGCGGCCTCACACCCAAGCACGTGGATGTCGCGGAGTTGCTCTCCGTCCTCGACTTCACGCCGCGCTCCGCGCCGTACCTCGTGCCGGAGGTGCCTGTTCCCGATGTGCGGGTGTTCCGACCGGAGGATGCGTCCTTCGAGCTCATCGAGTTCGAAGGTGATGGCCCGTGCCCCCTGGACGGTCCCGCGATCGCGCTGTGCGTCTCCGGGTCGTTCATGATCTCCGGTCGCGACTCCGTGACGCTGTCCCGGGGCGAGGCGGTCTACGTGACCCCGGACGAGGGCGATCTCACCGTCGAGGGCACCGGTCAACTCGTGGTGGCGACAACCGTCTGA